A single Sutterella megalosphaeroides DNA region contains:
- the folC gene encoding bifunctional tetrahydrofolate synthase/dihydrofolate synthase, translating to MTSYATLDDWLAHIEALHAKPIDMGLERMREMVRRMDIRFSCPVVTVAGTNGKGSTCAMLESIYGAAGYRTGMHTSPHLLRFNERARIFGREATDEELSEVFEEVERARGDMTLSYFEFTALGILKLFQRSNLDVVILEVGLGGRLDAVNVIDPTAAIITTIGIDHTAFLGTTREAIGLEKAHIYRPGIPSLCADADVPATVSDHAEAIKADFRRVGRDFAVEVREDGTFDFRGRTLKFDALPKPALEGENQYRNAAGVLGIVDALVEKLPVERRAVEAGLTNVRITARFEHVTDTPCRTILDVGHNPQAAEVLRRNIDLTRREGETTLAVFGMLHDKDMRRVAEILRSSFDAWFVASLTGPRAASAEELSGAMREAGVESDRIRTYESVEKALAAARHEALQIGARAGNRTVRIIVFGSFVTVTAALEVLAREGVRR from the coding sequence ATGACCTCGTACGCCACGCTCGACGACTGGCTCGCTCATATCGAAGCCCTGCACGCCAAACCCATCGACATGGGGCTTGAGCGCATGCGGGAAATGGTTCGACGGATGGACATCCGCTTTTCGTGCCCCGTCGTCACGGTGGCGGGCACGAACGGGAAGGGGTCGACCTGTGCGATGCTCGAAAGCATCTACGGCGCGGCCGGGTACCGTACGGGCATGCACACGTCGCCGCACCTGCTGCGCTTCAACGAACGGGCCCGCATCTTCGGGCGCGAAGCGACGGACGAAGAGCTTTCCGAAGTTTTCGAAGAAGTCGAACGCGCGCGCGGCGACATGACGCTTTCCTACTTCGAATTCACGGCGCTCGGCATTCTGAAGCTCTTCCAACGCTCGAACCTCGACGTCGTCATCCTCGAAGTGGGTCTCGGCGGGCGACTTGACGCCGTCAACGTGATCGACCCGACGGCGGCGATCATCACGACGATCGGGATCGACCACACGGCCTTTCTCGGGACGACCCGCGAAGCGATCGGGCTTGAAAAGGCGCACATTTACCGTCCCGGAATTCCGTCGCTTTGCGCCGACGCGGACGTCCCCGCGACGGTTTCGGACCATGCCGAAGCGATCAAGGCCGACTTCCGCCGGGTCGGGCGCGACTTTGCGGTTGAGGTGCGCGAGGACGGCACCTTCGACTTCCGCGGTCGCACGCTGAAGTTCGATGCGCTCCCGAAGCCCGCGCTCGAAGGCGAAAACCAGTATCGGAACGCCGCGGGCGTGCTCGGTATCGTCGACGCGCTTGTCGAGAAGCTTCCCGTCGAGCGTCGCGCCGTGGAAGCGGGCCTCACGAACGTTCGCATCACGGCCCGGTTCGAGCACGTGACCGACACCCCCTGCCGCACGATTCTCGACGTGGGTCACAACCCGCAGGCGGCCGAAGTGCTCCGGCGCAACATCGACCTCACGCGCCGCGAGGGCGAGACGACGCTTGCCGTTTTCGGGATGCTGCACGACAAGGACATGCGACGGGTGGCCGAGATTTTGCGCTCGTCCTTCGACGCATGGTTCGTCGCGAGCCTCACGGGGCCGCGTGCGGCAAGCGCCGAGGAGCTTTCGGGCGCGATGCGCGAAGCCGGGGTCGAGAGCGACCGCATCCGCACGTATGAGAGCGTCGAGAAAGCGCTTGCCGCGGCTCGGCACGAAGCCTTACAAATCGGCGCTCGCGCGGGAAATCGCACTGTTAGAATCATCGTGTTCGGCTCCTTTGTGACCGTCACGGCGGCTCTCGAAGTGCTCGCGCGCGAAGGCGTTCGGCGCTGA
- a CDS encoding CvpA family protein, with translation MTEIDWIILALLFLSTIVGVVRGVVRETLAVAGWIVGILLALNFSAELADRIPLESLGTIPRVLIAGAGIVVAVLFAFGLLGTLMRKMLEVAEVTFEDRVLGAVFGLTRGIVAVCAAVFVFGMIDDVRASRMWRQSILIAPAETVIDWSMPYLPEGIASMRTPAGRVAVEMTDKLKELGL, from the coding sequence ATGACGGAAATCGACTGGATCATTCTGGCGCTTCTCTTTCTTTCCACCATCGTCGGCGTCGTTCGCGGCGTCGTCCGGGAAACGCTCGCCGTAGCCGGTTGGATCGTCGGCATTCTGCTCGCCCTCAATTTCTCGGCCGAACTCGCGGATCGCATTCCGTTGGAGAGCCTCGGAACGATTCCCCGCGTGCTGATTGCCGGCGCCGGCATCGTGGTGGCGGTGCTCTTTGCGTTCGGGCTTCTCGGCACGCTCATGCGCAAGATGCTCGAAGTGGCGGAAGTGACGTTCGAAGACCGGGTGCTCGGCGCCGTCTTCGGTCTCACCCGCGGGATCGTGGCGGTGTGTGCGGCGGTTTTCGTCTTCGGCATGATCGACGACGTGCGCGCGAGCCGGATGTGGCGACAGTCGATCCTCATCGCGCCCGCGGAAACGGTGATCGACTGGTCGATGCCGTACCTCCCCGAGGGCATCGCCTCGATGAGAACGCCCGCTGGGCGGGTCGCCGTTGAGATGACCGACAAATTGAAGGAGCTCGGACTCTGA
- a CDS encoding DEAD/DEAH box helicase: MAARKVFGTTWWGQAWLNALQAIDHANRLPRGRTYWNTGRVERLGFASDGSGRIEALVQGNAYYPYEVSVSMAPLPAAAVKRLVDHVARDPNLISALLEGELPEGIARAAETLGIELFPKTYRSLNVSCSCPDSARICKHVAAVIYGMADLIDRDPFLVFRLRGIDLVDELRRRGIDLAAARRTRAPSIFRYLQNALEGAPDPKFAGDAYAALDALRTLPLSGIEPALEKILALWPERHPLSNVANFPGWWRTVQKKIVRSLDVRLTKGFVIRFEESTADDTAPRAKKGLETLMPLLERYPAYEGGDAGALRLKLVLTGDRATLEARASTNGKDWFPLDRRDLVERLIDFDDETAKTLPLEVDALRSLVVAASKLVVQGALVPVLAAAESNIEIDDGIAEPVPVFYWAPALRSGDVAALFEAAVAPLVPLAETLFDVKTLRDLKADGEEAGKESGEGAEKTDEADEADEKTAEKRAEPRSGTIRKAALLALSWAATALVAREAERLHFTPEDIAQAHLLGVDLREVAVPDPEAVDTLCARYFRPFLMADAFPWRPVLTVRSGTEDVTVNFGILPRESRTPVRLSVLLRDKEWASERFAALGVLKTLERVAPEIASIRATSGDPAHIALEDLKSFLFEAAPQLRLLGVVLRLPESLRKMLKPRLVARLADPGEKAGASGLLGKEALAEFEWRVAVGNDLLTLEDLRRLMQDSSGIVKWKDDYVYLDPAELERIARTLEAEREPSYLEKMRGLLTGEMAGAEVVASPEILKRLETLTAVESIEPPKGLRAELRPYQERGYAWLVKNLKLGLGSLIADDMGLGKTLQVIAALTYLKESGELAKEKALVVLPTTLITNWTRELAKFSPDLTVGVYHGSDRALPPANALPDVTLTSYGLLRRDAEVLGARRWRLLVLDEAQAVKNTTSAQTAAVKQLKARQVLAMSGTPVENRLSEYWSIFSTVQPRLLGTLKDFRETFARPIETDHDPKAAEALKRLTAPFMLRRLKSDKSIIADLPEKNVLDYFTNLTTEQAALYAQTLERLMGELAELEARASASPDVELTNEIVENVFETDDPTMPAETSSQSDIRAKRRGLVLRLITALKQICNSPSQYLKTDEPRPDSGKAAALLELLARCRDADRKVLVFTQFREMGERLQNWIEAATGERPDFLHGGVNLKERSAMVDRFQTDRSVRVLIVSLKAGGTGLNLTAASAVIHYDLWWNPAVENQATDRAYRIGQRRDVLVYRFVTAGTFEEKINAMLMQKRELADLTVSTGEAWIGDMKKEEIEAIFRLSSETER, from the coding sequence ATGGCAGCACGCAAAGTTTTCGGCACGACCTGGTGGGGTCAGGCCTGGCTCAACGCCCTTCAGGCCATCGACCACGCCAACCGACTCCCCCGCGGACGCACGTATTGGAATACGGGTCGGGTCGAGCGGCTCGGTTTCGCTTCGGACGGCTCGGGTCGCATCGAAGCGCTCGTTCAGGGGAATGCCTACTACCCCTACGAAGTTTCCGTATCGATGGCGCCCCTGCCCGCCGCGGCCGTGAAGCGCCTCGTCGACCACGTGGCGCGCGACCCGAACCTCATTTCGGCGCTTCTCGAAGGGGAACTCCCCGAAGGGATCGCACGCGCCGCCGAAACGCTCGGGATCGAACTCTTCCCGAAGACCTACCGCTCGCTCAACGTCTCGTGCTCGTGCCCGGACAGCGCCCGCATCTGCAAGCACGTGGCCGCCGTCATCTACGGCATGGCCGATCTGATCGACCGCGATCCTTTCCTCGTCTTCCGCCTGCGCGGGATCGACCTCGTCGACGAGCTCCGCCGTCGCGGCATCGACCTTGCGGCCGCACGCCGCACGCGCGCGCCGAGCATCTTCCGCTACCTCCAAAACGCGCTTGAGGGCGCCCCCGACCCGAAGTTCGCGGGCGACGCCTATGCCGCGCTCGACGCTCTGCGAACGCTCCCGCTCTCGGGGATCGAGCCCGCTCTCGAGAAGATCCTCGCCCTCTGGCCCGAGCGGCATCCGCTCTCGAACGTTGCGAACTTTCCCGGCTGGTGGCGTACCGTCCAGAAGAAAATCGTCCGTTCGCTCGACGTGCGTCTCACGAAGGGCTTCGTCATTCGATTCGAAGAAAGCACGGCGGACGACACCGCCCCCCGGGCGAAGAAGGGCTTGGAGACCCTCATGCCGCTTCTCGAACGCTACCCCGCCTATGAGGGTGGAGACGCCGGGGCGCTGCGCCTGAAGCTTGTCCTCACGGGCGACCGCGCCACCTTGGAAGCGCGTGCGTCGACGAACGGAAAAGACTGGTTCCCGCTCGACCGCCGGGACCTCGTCGAGCGCCTCATCGACTTCGACGACGAGACGGCGAAAACGCTTCCCCTGGAAGTCGACGCGCTGAGAAGCCTCGTCGTAGCGGCCTCGAAACTCGTCGTGCAGGGGGCGCTCGTTCCGGTCCTGGCCGCTGCCGAAAGCAATATTGAGATCGACGATGGCATTGCCGAACCCGTACCCGTTTTCTACTGGGCGCCCGCGCTCCGGTCGGGCGACGTTGCGGCCCTGTTCGAAGCGGCCGTCGCGCCGCTCGTGCCGCTTGCGGAAACGCTTTTCGACGTGAAAACGCTCCGAGACCTCAAAGCGGACGGGGAAGAGGCCGGCAAAGAAAGCGGCGAGGGGGCTGAAAAGACCGACGAGGCCGACGAGGCTGACGAAAAGACCGCAGAAAAGCGCGCGGAACCCCGCTCGGGCACGATCCGAAAAGCCGCGCTTCTCGCGCTTTCCTGGGCCGCGACCGCGCTCGTCGCGCGCGAAGCCGAGCGTCTGCACTTCACGCCCGAGGACATCGCGCAGGCCCATCTTCTCGGCGTCGACCTTCGTGAGGTGGCCGTTCCCGACCCCGAAGCGGTCGACACGCTTTGCGCTCGCTACTTCCGCCCCTTCCTCATGGCGGACGCCTTCCCGTGGCGCCCGGTACTCACCGTGCGTTCCGGCACCGAGGACGTGACGGTGAATTTCGGGATTCTGCCGCGCGAAAGCCGCACACCCGTGCGTCTCTCCGTGCTCCTGCGCGACAAGGAATGGGCGTCGGAGCGCTTTGCCGCCTTGGGTGTACTCAAAACGCTCGAGCGCGTCGCCCCCGAAATCGCGTCGATTCGCGCCACTTCGGGCGACCCCGCGCACATCGCGCTCGAAGACCTGAAGTCCTTTCTCTTCGAAGCGGCGCCGCAGCTGCGGCTCCTCGGGGTCGTATTGCGGCTCCCGGAGTCGCTACGCAAGATGCTCAAACCACGTCTTGTCGCGCGCTTGGCCGATCCGGGCGAGAAAGCGGGCGCTTCGGGCCTTCTCGGCAAAGAGGCGCTTGCGGAATTCGAGTGGCGCGTGGCGGTCGGGAACGACCTCCTCACGCTCGAAGACCTGCGGCGCCTCATGCAGGATTCGAGCGGGATCGTGAAGTGGAAGGACGACTACGTCTACCTCGACCCCGCCGAACTCGAACGCATCGCCCGAACGCTTGAAGCCGAGCGCGAACCCTCGTACCTCGAAAAGATGCGCGGCCTTTTGACGGGCGAAATGGCGGGCGCCGAAGTGGTGGCGTCCCCCGAAATTCTGAAGCGCCTCGAAACGCTCACGGCAGTCGAATCGATCGAACCCCCGAAGGGGCTCCGAGCCGAGTTGCGCCCCTATCAGGAGCGCGGCTACGCGTGGCTCGTCAAAAACCTCAAGCTCGGTCTCGGCTCCCTCATCGCCGACGACATGGGGCTCGGGAAAACGCTCCAGGTGATTGCCGCCCTCACCTACCTCAAGGAGTCCGGGGAGCTTGCCAAGGAAAAGGCCCTCGTCGTCCTTCCGACGACCCTCATCACGAACTGGACGCGCGAACTCGCGAAGTTTTCGCCCGATCTCACCGTGGGGGTTTACCACGGTTCGGACCGTGCGTTGCCGCCCGCGAATGCCCTTCCCGACGTGACCCTCACGAGCTACGGGCTCCTCCGACGCGACGCCGAAGTGCTCGGCGCCCGACGCTGGCGACTCCTCGTTCTCGACGAAGCGCAGGCCGTCAAAAACACGACCTCCGCCCAGACCGCGGCCGTGAAGCAGTTGAAAGCCCGCCAGGTGCTCGCGATGTCGGGGACGCCCGTCGAAAACCGACTCTCCGAATACTGGTCGATTTTCTCGACCGTGCAGCCGCGTCTGCTCGGCACGCTCAAGGACTTCCGCGAAACATTCGCGCGCCCCATCGAAACGGACCACGACCCGAAGGCGGCCGAAGCCCTGAAGCGCCTCACCGCGCCCTTCATGCTGCGGCGGCTTAAGAGCGACAAGTCGATCATCGCGGACCTGCCGGAAAAGAACGTCCTCGACTACTTCACGAACCTCACGACCGAACAGGCGGCCCTCTACGCGCAGACGTTGGAGCGCCTCATGGGCGAACTCGCCGAGCTCGAAGCCCGGGCGAGCGCCTCGCCCGACGTCGAACTTACGAACGAAATCGTCGAGAACGTCTTCGAAACGGACGATCCGACCATGCCCGCCGAAACGTCCTCCCAATCGGACATCCGCGCGAAGCGCCGCGGGCTCGTTTTGCGCCTCATCACCGCCCTGAAGCAAATCTGCAACTCGCCCTCGCAGTACCTGAAGACGGACGAGCCCCGTCCCGATTCGGGCAAGGCCGCCGCGCTCCTGGAACTTCTCGCCCGCTGCCGCGACGCGGACCGCAAGGTGCTCGTCTTCACGCAGTTCCGCGAAATGGGCGAGCGGCTTCAGAACTGGATCGAGGCCGCCACGGGCGAGCGCCCCGACTTCCTCCACGGGGGCGTGAACCTCAAGGAGCGCTCCGCCATGGTGGACCGCTTCCAGACGGACCGCTCCGTGCGCGTTCTGATCGTTTCCTTGAAGGCGGGCGGCACGGGCCTCAACCTCACGGCCGCGTCCGCCGTCATCCACTACGACCTCTGGTGGAATCCGGCCGTGGAAAACCAGGCCACGGACCGCGCCTACCGCATCGGGCAGCGCCGCGACGTGCTCGTCTATCGCTTCGTGACCGCGGGCACCTTCGAAGAGAAGATCAACGCGATGCTCATGCAAAAGCGCGAGCTCGCCGACCTCACGGTCTCGACGGGCGAAGCGTGGATCGGCGACATGAAGAAGGAGGAAATCGAAGCGATCTTCCGCCTGTCGTCCGAAACGGAACGCTGA
- a CDS encoding SPOR domain-containing protein, with product MSFFNRFRKQTSETQGERIEPGRAELDAFDEPKEPVLGQPSGEGMSPRPNAPEAGVDAISGAAPSVASAFTAPTVPASPTAPGAANPFNIPSMPSAPTTGTADAASVNPWQTFSSPSSPAMPGTPAALSTGASPFPASAASSAAPTAPSTAGSASGSSFAGTGFGASFGAAGMSNNTSHTTGTNTASAGFAASAASVPPVSPVAPAAPSAPSAAPASPAVESFRAAPSASDAAQSRGFTAAASAAKSADVEAQTPIAKPVPRDKAVAPKRTKMVQVEVPSDEELAARRRTRHRLVGAAALLMAVVVAAPFVLDSESSYDELPMQTEIPPVPTESTPLDVPDVVPSTAPAETPAETAPVTAPVTPPAKVDAKPEVPAKPAKSAAKPEKPEAKPDAKAPAQGAKDEPKAEAEAEKKPVRSVGITPPTGKGYYVQIVATSSELEAEKYVKRLALLGLPAYRVPVERPGATLWRVRVGLFKDAREAEGAKGTIVLNGIAQKPMVGQQ from the coding sequence ATGTCCTTCTTCAATCGCTTTCGCAAGCAGACGTCCGAAACGCAGGGCGAACGCATCGAACCCGGTCGCGCCGAGCTTGATGCGTTCGACGAACCGAAGGAGCCCGTGCTCGGGCAGCCGAGCGGCGAGGGGATGAGTCCCCGTCCGAACGCCCCCGAAGCGGGCGTCGACGCGATCTCGGGCGCCGCGCCCTCCGTGGCGAGCGCTTTTACCGCTCCGACGGTTCCGGCTTCTCCGACGGCCCCCGGCGCGGCCAATCCCTTCAATATTCCGAGCATGCCCTCGGCGCCCACGACCGGTACGGCCGATGCGGCGAGCGTGAACCCCTGGCAGACCTTCTCGTCTCCTTCGTCGCCCGCTATGCCCGGAACGCCCGCCGCGCTCTCGACGGGTGCGTCCCCGTTCCCCGCGAGTGCCGCTTCGAGCGCCGCTCCGACCGCTCCTTCGACGGCGGGCTCCGCTTCCGGTTCGTCCTTTGCGGGTACGGGCTTCGGCGCCTCCTTCGGGGCTGCCGGTATGAGCAACAACACGAGCCACACGACCGGCACGAACACCGCGTCCGCGGGTTTTGCGGCGTCCGCGGCTTCGGTTCCGCCCGTTTCTCCCGTTGCGCCTGCGGCTCCGTCCGCTCCCTCTGCGGCTCCCGCCTCCCCCGCGGTCGAATCCTTCCGCGCGGCGCCGAGCGCCTCCGATGCGGCTCAGTCCCGCGGTTTCACGGCTGCGGCCTCCGCCGCGAAGAGCGCCGACGTGGAAGCGCAGACCCCGATCGCTAAGCCCGTGCCGCGCGACAAGGCCGTCGCGCCGAAGCGCACGAAGATGGTTCAGGTTGAAGTGCCCTCCGACGAAGAGCTCGCCGCCCGTCGTCGCACGCGTCATCGCCTCGTCGGGGCCGCGGCCCTCCTGATGGCGGTGGTCGTGGCGGCGCCTTTCGTGCTCGACAGCGAATCGAGCTACGACGAGCTTCCGATGCAAACGGAAATTCCGCCCGTGCCGACGGAGTCGACTCCGCTCGACGTGCCCGACGTGGTGCCGAGTACGGCCCCCGCGGAAACGCCCGCCGAAACGGCGCCCGTTACCGCCCCCGTTACGCCGCCCGCCAAGGTCGACGCGAAGCCCGAAGTGCCCGCAAAGCCCGCAAAGTCCGCGGCCAAACCCGAAAAGCCCGAAGCGAAGCCCGACGCCAAGGCGCCCGCTCAAGGCGCGAAGGACGAGCCGAAGGCCGAAGCCGAGGCGGAAAAGAAGCCCGTGCGCTCGGTCGGCATCACGCCCCCGACCGGCAAGGGCTACTACGTGCAGATCGTGGCGACGAGCTCCGAACTTGAAGCCGAAAAGTACGTGAAGCGCCTCGCGCTTCTGGGTTTGCCCGCCTACCGCGTTCCGGTCGAGCGACCGGGCGCGACCCTCTGGCGCGTTCGCGTCGGTCTCTTCAAGGACGCGCGCGAAGCCGAAGGCGCCAAGGGGACGATCGTTCTGAACGGCATCGCTCAGAAGCCGATGGTCGGCCAGCAATAA
- the accD gene encoding acetyl-CoA carboxylase, carboxyltransferase subunit beta, translating to MSWINHILPKIKREDDSSKKPSPIPEGVWTKCPGCDQVLYTEELDRSLMVCPKCGYHHRIGARARLLAFLDPGTAVEVGGEIRAKDPLGFVDSKPYVKRHEQARNATGETDALIVMSGELRREPMVAAAFEFKFMAGSMGSVVGERFSRGVDEAIRRNAPFVCFAASGGARMQEGLVSLMQMAKTTAAVTRLSRAGLPFVSVLTDPTLGGVSASFAFMGDVVIAEPKALVGFAGPRVIEQTVREKLPEGFQRSEFLLKKGQIDLIVDRRDMRSRISVITQLLMKKQPVNGV from the coding sequence ATGAGCTGGATCAACCACATTCTTCCCAAGATCAAGCGCGAAGACGATTCCTCGAAGAAACCGAGTCCCATTCCCGAAGGCGTCTGGACGAAGTGCCCCGGGTGCGATCAGGTGCTCTACACCGAGGAGCTCGACCGCAGTCTCATGGTCTGCCCGAAGTGCGGCTACCATCACCGCATCGGTGCGCGTGCGCGTCTTCTCGCATTTCTCGACCCGGGTACGGCGGTGGAAGTGGGCGGCGAAATCCGCGCGAAGGATCCGCTCGGCTTCGTCGACAGCAAGCCCTACGTGAAGCGCCACGAACAGGCGCGCAACGCCACGGGCGAAACCGACGCCCTCATCGTGATGTCGGGCGAACTGCGCCGCGAACCGATGGTGGCGGCCGCGTTCGAATTCAAGTTCATGGCGGGCTCCATGGGCAGCGTCGTCGGCGAACGCTTCTCGCGCGGCGTCGACGAGGCGATCCGTCGCAACGCCCCCTTCGTCTGCTTTGCCGCTTCGGGCGGCGCGCGCATGCAGGAAGGTCTCGTCTCGCTCATGCAGATGGCGAAGACCACCGCCGCCGTGACGCGTCTTTCCCGTGCGGGCCTTCCCTTCGTCTCGGTTCTCACCGACCCGACCCTGGGCGGCGTTTCCGCCTCGTTTGCCTTCATGGGCGACGTGGTCATCGCGGAACCCAAGGCGCTTGTCGGCTTTGCCGGTCCCCGCGTCATCGAGCAGACGGTGCGCGAAAAGCTCCCCGAAGGCTTCCAGCGCTCGGAATTCCTTCTCAAGAAGGGCCAGATCGACCTCATCGTCGACCGCCGCGACATGCGTTCGCGCATCTCCGTGATCACGCAACTCCTCATGAAGAAGCAGCCCGTGAACGGCGTCTGA
- a CDS encoding amidohydrolase, whose protein sequence is MRRDSRNGAPGPVTAFRCDMDCVLVGETDAPEHLPNAGSFASERPGLMHACGHDAHTAVGLALARWASEHRNELCGTLKFLFQPAEEGVRGGGPMAASGIVDDVDLLVGAHVGTFCRLGEIGICEGGFLATTKLDVHFTGVPSHAGADPEKGRSALMAACAAAMMFQGIPRSGEGDTRISVGRLVAGEGRNVTPVHATMQLEVRGATAAVNDYMTENVYRIVDGIKAAYDVEARVEKAGEATTLPVSPALLDRLERLAGTIPGVKVERISRPSGSEDCTMLMRRVIEHGGEAAYVLYGANQKGHHRADFDIEDEKSLPIAFEFLRAFLADANGVRG, encoded by the coding sequence CTGCGTCGGGATTCTCGAAACGGGGCCCCCGGGCCCGTCACGGCGTTTCGCTGTGACATGGACTGCGTGCTCGTCGGCGAAACGGACGCGCCCGAACATCTCCCGAACGCCGGGAGCTTTGCGTCCGAGCGGCCGGGCCTCATGCACGCATGCGGGCACGATGCGCATACGGCCGTGGGGCTTGCGCTCGCGCGCTGGGCGTCGGAGCACCGCAACGAACTCTGCGGCACGCTGAAGTTCCTCTTTCAGCCCGCCGAAGAAGGCGTTCGGGGCGGAGGCCCCATGGCGGCCTCGGGCATCGTCGACGACGTGGACCTTCTGGTAGGGGCGCATGTCGGGACCTTCTGCCGACTCGGCGAAATCGGGATTTGCGAAGGCGGGTTCCTCGCGACGACGAAGCTCGACGTGCATTTCACGGGCGTGCCGTCGCACGCCGGGGCCGACCCCGAAAAAGGTCGCAGCGCCCTCATGGCGGCCTGCGCCGCCGCCATGATGTTCCAGGGCATTCCGCGCAGCGGCGAAGGCGACACGCGCATTTCGGTCGGGCGACTCGTCGCGGGCGAAGGCCGCAACGTCACGCCCGTGCACGCGACCATGCAGCTCGAAGTGCGCGGGGCTACGGCCGCCGTGAACGACTACATGACCGAGAACGTGTATCGGATCGTCGACGGGATCAAAGCCGCCTACGACGTCGAAGCGCGCGTGGAAAAAGCGGGCGAAGCGACAACGCTGCCCGTGTCGCCCGCGCTCCTCGACCGGCTCGAGCGGCTTGCGGGCACGATTCCGGGCGTCAAGGTCGAGCGCATTTCCCGCCCCTCGGGCAGCGAAGACTGCACGATGCTCATGCGCCGCGTGATCGAACACGGGGGCGAAGCCGCATACGTCCTTTACGGCGCGAACCAGAAGGGGCACCACCGGGCGGACTTCGACATCGAGGACGAAAAGTCGCTTCCGATCGCGTTCGAATTCCTGCGTGCATTCCTCGCCGACGCGAACGGCGTGCGCGGGTGA